The following are encoded in a window of Cervus canadensis isolate Bull #8, Minnesota chromosome 11, ASM1932006v1, whole genome shotgun sequence genomic DNA:
- the LOC122449395 gene encoding olfactory receptor 10V1: MEEINKTAKVQFFFRPFSADPKVQAVIFVAFLAMYLTSLGGNALIAVTVQINHSLHTPMYFFLANLAALEILYTSSIAPLALANLLSMGRTPVSITGCGAQMFFFVFLGGADCVLLAVMAYDRLIAIRYPLRYTLLMSWPLCVELVVGSLVLGFLLSLPLTVLIFRLPFCTKSEIYHFYCDMPAVMRLACADTRVHQTALHVISFIVLSIPLSMIFVSYVSIVATVSRIRSAEGRRRACSTCSSHLSVVLLQYGCTSFIYLSPRSSYSPETGRVVSVVYTFITPILNPLIYSMRNEELKNALRRALSRFQVTSVLRGHVTRFGRRDVSKGATGRGSPFPLVPVLSLS; encoded by the exons atggaggaaataaataaaaccgCAAAGGTACAATTCTTCTTTCGTCCATTCTCAGCTGACCCTAAGGTCCAGGCGGTGATTTTTGTGGCCTTCCTGGCGATGTACCTGACCAGCCTGGGTGGAAATGCCCTCATTGCAGTTACTGTTCAGATCAATCATTCCCTCCACActcccatgtactttttcctggCTAACCTGGCAGCTCTGGAAATCCTCTATACATCTTCCATCGCCCCCCTGGCCTTGGCAAACCTTCTTTCAATGGGCAGAACCCCCGTTTCTATCACTGGATGCGGCGCCCAGATGTTTTTCTTCGTCTTCCTGGGAGGGGCTGATTGCGTCCTGCTCGCGGTAATGGCTTACGACCGGTTGATAGCGATCCGTTACCCTTTACGATACACCCTCCTCATGAGCTGGCCCTTGTGTGTGGAGCTGGTGGTGGGGTCCCTGGTACTAGGGTTCTTGCTGTCGCTACCGCTGACTGTTTTAATCTTCCGCCTCCCGTTCTGCACCAAGAGTGAAATCTACCACTTCTACTGCGACATGCCTGCCGTCATGCGGCTGGCTTGCGCGGACACGCGTGTTCACCAGACGGCTCTGCATGTCATCAGCTTCATCGTCCTAAGCATTCCCCTCTCGATGATCTTCGTCTCCTATGTCTCCATCGTGGCGACCGTCTCACGGATCCGGTCCGCGGAAGGGCGCCGCCGGGCCTGCTCCACGTGCTCCTCCCACCTGTCCGTGGTCCTCCTGCAGTATGGCTGCACCAGCTTCATATACTTGTCCCCCAGGTCCAGCTACTCTCCTGAGACGGGCCGGGTGGTGTCTGTGGTCTACACCTTCATCACTCCCATCTTAAACCCCTTGATCTATAGTATGAGGAACGAAGAATTGAAAAATGCCCTCAGGAGGGCACTAAGCAGGTTCCAG GTGACCTCGGTCCTCCGTGGACATGTGACTCGCTTTGGTCGACGGGACGTCAGCAAAGGTGCTACAGGCAGAGGCTCACCCTTCCCTTTGGTGCCTGTCCTCTCGCTGTCCTAA